TATGCGATTCCGGCCGGCTGCTCCGATCATCCGCTCGGCGGCCTCGGCTTCGTCGGCTTCGCCGAGGAGGTGCGCGCGCAAGAGGCCGAGCTCGGCTTCAAGTTCGATTACGTCGTCGTGTGCTCGGTGACGGGCAGCACGCAGGCCGGGATGGTCGTCGGGTTCGCGGCGGACGGGCGCGCGGATCGCGTGATCGGCATCGACGCGTCGGCGAAGCCCGCGCAGACGCGCGAGCAGATCCTTCGGATCGCGAGGAATACCGCCGATCGCGTCGAGCTCGGCCGCGACATCGCGAGCGGCGACGTCGTGCTCGACGAGCGCTTCGGCGGCCCCGAATACGGGTTGCCGAACGAGGGCACGCTCGAGGCGATCCGGCTGTGCGCAAAGCTCGAAGGCGTGCTGACCGATCCCGTCTACGAAGGCAAGTCGATGCACGGGATGATCGAGAAGGTGCGGCTCGGCGAGTTTCCCGCCGGCTCGAAGGTGCTGTACGCGCATCTCGGCGGCGTGCCCGCGCTGAACGCGTACAGCTTCCTGTTTCGCGACGGCTGATCCGGCGCGCCGGGCAGCCGTGCGTGCTCGCGCCGACGAACGGGGCGGCGCGTTCGCGCGACGGCATGGCGACGGCGCGGGCGCGTCGCCCGTCGTCGTCCCGATCGACGCGCGGCGCCAGCGCACCCGCTGATCGTCCGGGGCGAGCCGCCGGAACCCGACGATCGAGCCGGTGATGGTCAGCAACAACATCGTCGCGCTGCACAACTTCGAGATCGCGTGCGACGCGATCTCGATCTCCGGCGAGGTCACGGTGCGCTCGCGGCAGGCGCGCGGCGCACTTGCGGGGCGGCCGATGCCGATCGCGGGATGGATGCGCGCGCGATCGAATTGAAGACGTTAGTCGGGCGCACGCGGCACGAAAGTCGTGCCGCTTCGTGCCGCTCGTTCTCGAATCCCGGTGCGCGCGGCTCGCGAGCGATGGCGACGGAGGCGGCCAAGGCGGCGACGCGACGTTTCGCCGATGCGACGGAATGCGCAGGCGGCGCGGCGTGGCGTGCGAGGCGGGCGTCACGTTACATGTTCCGTAACGTCGGCGCCGTTCACGCGCCGCCGCGTCGCTGCGGCCTTGTCGCGACGGAGCCGGCCGCGCGCATTGCGGCTGGCACTCTTATTGCTCCTGAAGGAAAAAGAACCGATTCAGGGAGCTTCACATGGGATTCGTCGGGGGCGAGCGCCGGCGCGCGCGCATCGCGGAGTCGAACGAGATCGACGGCGCGACGCTGATCACCAAGGTGGCGTCCGAGCCGCTCGCCGCGCTTGGCGGCGCGCGATCCGAAGCGACGCCGCCGCTCACGCTGTACGGCGCATATCGGCAGGGCTTCGCCGACTATCTCGCGGGGCGGCCGAACCCGTACCGGATCGGCAGCCGCCTCGCCGGCATCTGGCACGAAGGGCACGCGGAGGCCGCGTCGAACGACGCGCTCGATTTCACGGCGCGCGCGCGGACCTGCGGGGGCGCACGCACGGCGGCGAATCCGGTCGCGTTCTTTCGCCGCCGCCGGTAGAGCCCGCCCACGCCGCCGACGGACGGCCCCCGGGCGCCGAGCCCGCCGCCTTGCGGCCGATGTCTCGCGGCCGCCGCCGCGCGCCGCTCAGCCGAGCGCGCCGCCTCGCGGCAAGCCGGCGAGCGCGTGCGCGCGCATCACCTTCCGATACCACAGCGTCCACAGCATCAGCGCGCCGTAGATGCCGTAGCCGACAAACGGCGCGACGACGAGCACGCGCTCGACCGGCCAGTTCCAGACCATCCACGCGCGCAGCAGATTCTCGGCGACGAGGCCGCTGCCCCACACAAGCGTCATCAGCCGCATCGCCGATACGAACGCCGGCCGCTCGGCCCACAGCGCATCGATTCGCGCGGCGCCGTCGTGCGCCTCGCGCGCGATGGTCGCCCGCGCGAGATGGAACACGAGCGGCTTGCGCAGTGCGAGCGAGCCGAGGAACGCGACGCCGATCGCGCCCGACGCGAGCGATTCGCGCATCAGCAGCATCCGCGGGCTGCCGCCCGCGAGCGCGGCGGCGATCGACAGCACGATGCCGAACAGCACGACCGCGGACAGCGCGTCGATCCGCCGGAAGCGCGCGAGCTCGATCACGCTCCAGGCGAGCGGCGGCACGGCCGACGCGATCAGGCCGCCCGTCTCGCCCCAATGCGGCGCCGCCGCGCGATAGGCGGCCCAGGGGAGCAGCAGGTTCACCGTCAGTTCGGCGACGAGGCCGGAGCGTATCTTCATGGCGGCGACGGGTTTCGTTGGGTCCGGCCGGAACGCGGTCGGCGCGGGCCGGGGGCGCGGCGTGCGTCCGCTTCGCTTCAAGCACCTATCATGCCGGATTTCGCGAGCGTCGCGCGTCGAGCGGCATGCGAGCGGGCGGTGCGCCGTGCGCCCCGGCGCGGGCGAAGCCGCTGGCCGCTATGTCGGCTTCGCCGTCGCCCGGCGCGTGAAGAAATCGAGCGCGTGCTGGCGCGTCGCGATCGGCGCGACGCTCGCGGCCGGATCGTTCCCGTCGCGCCGCGACGTGCCGGTCACGAGGCTCTTCTGCAGATCGTTGAGCGGCGCGCTCGGCGGCGGTTGGACGAAGTCCGCCGACGGCGCGGCGATCGCCGGCAGATCGCCGCGCGGCACGCTGCGCGTGAAAAGCTGCGCGAGCGTCGGCGCGTTCGCGATCCGCGCGCTCTTGAGCATCTTGTCGGGCGCGATGGCGAGCCAGTCGCGCAGCGTCGCGAGGATCGACGTGTGATCGTACGGGACGTTCGTCGGCGAGCGGAACACAGTGCCCGCTTCGATGTACGGCGATACGACGACGGCCGGCACGCGCACGCCGAAGCGATCGAACTCGAATGTCTCGTCGCCGGGGTTGCTCGCCGCGTCGGGCGGCGTCGCGTTCGCGGGCGGCAGCACGTGATCGAAGCAGCCGCCGTGCTCGTCGTAAGTGACGACGAGCAGCGTGCGCGGCCAGCCGGGCGACGTGCTGATCGCCGTCCAGATATCGTGCAGGAACTTGTCGCCCGCGAGCACGTCGTGCGGCGGATGCTGGTCGTTCGGCTCGAACAGGAAGCTCGGCTCGACGAACGCGTACCGCGGGAGCGCGTCGTTCTTGCACGCGGCGACGAAATCCGGGAAGCGCTCGAAGTTGTCGGCGTACTTGTCGTTCCACAGCGACGGAAACATCGTGTGCGTGAGCGACGGCGTGACGGCCGTGTCGCTGTACACGGCCCAGCTCGCGCCGATCGACGACAGCACGTCGAAGATCGTCGGCACGTCCCATTCGAGCGGATCGGGGA
The nucleotide sequence above comes from Burkholderia thailandensis E264. Encoded proteins:
- a CDS encoding 1-aminocyclopropane-1-carboxylate deaminase, encoding MNLQKFPRYPLTFGPTPIQPLKRLSAHLGGKVELYAKRDDCNSGLAFGGNKTRKLEYLIPDALAQGCDTLVSIGGIQSNQTRQVAAVAAHLGMKCVLVQENWVNYHDAVYDRVGNIQMSRMMGADVRLVPDGFDIGFRKSWEDALADVRARGGKPYAIPAGCSDHPLGGLGFVGFAEEVRAQEAELGFKFDYVVVCSVTGSTQAGMVVGFAADGRADRVIGIDASAKPAQTREQILRIARNTADRVELGRDIASGDVVLDERFGGPEYGLPNEGTLEAIRLCAKLEGVLTDPVYEGKSMHGMIEKVRLGEFPAGSKVLYAHLGGVPALNAYSFLFRDG
- a CDS encoding VC0807 family protein translates to MKIRSGLVAELTVNLLLPWAAYRAAAPHWGETGGLIASAVPPLAWSVIELARFRRIDALSAVVLFGIVLSIAAALAGGSPRMLLMRESLASGAIGVAFLGSLALRKPLVFHLARATIAREAHDGAARIDALWAERPAFVSAMRLMTLVWGSGLVAENLLRAWMVWNWPVERVLVVAPFVGYGIYGALMLWTLWYRKVMRAHALAGLPRGGALG
- a CDS encoding alkaline phosphatase family protein, encoding MAKILENVEHIVVVMFENRSFDTMLGWLYPPGTQPAHVLPARGSPQFDGLKPDMSNPSRAGKTIAVTREATNNVIPDPQETFVNVTSQILGPGGAGNPWPPMQGFVVNYETTRTSDPGHVMQCHSVAQLPTLTALARAYAVSDAWFASVPSQTWPNRAFAHAGTSNGHVNNGAIPDPLEWDVPTIFDVLSSIGASWAVYSDTAVTPSLTHTMFPSLWNDKYADNFERFPDFVAACKNDALPRYAFVEPSFLFEPNDQHPPHDVLAGDKFLHDIWTAISTSPGWPRTLLVVTYDEHGGCFDHVLPPANATPPDAASNPGDETFEFDRFGVRVPAVVVSPYIEAGTVFRSPTNVPYDHTSILATLRDWLAIAPDKMLKSARIANAPTLAQLFTRSVPRGDLPAIAAPSADFVQPPPSAPLNDLQKSLVTGTSRRDGNDPAASVAPIATRQHALDFFTRRATAKPT